From Nicotiana tabacum cultivar K326 chromosome 22, ASM71507v2, whole genome shotgun sequence, one genomic window encodes:
- the LOC107819937 gene encoding uncharacterized protein LOC107819937 — translation MQEKTRMQKKRSVVGRRAWNILRVALLWARKGGIFKNRHLMADLRLLPKYIKSLRHSNDYGYGSALHYGEREFSFDDTPIIHVKMHRPTSLRFKMPNIPCIKPQVDFDFDFDFENDRDREEHEMFNGNDDDVPRKCFLKCVDDDNEEDSYASCEVSEEISCPGDEAIDVKAEEFIAKFYEQIKLQRQISYLQYHETTLAN, via the coding sequence ATGCAAGAAAAAACAAGAATGCAGAAGAAGAGATCTGTGGTTGGTCGTAGAGCTTGGAACATTCTTCGCGTGGCCTTGTTATGGGCAAGAAAAGGTGGCATTTTCAAGAACAGACACCTTATGGCCGATCTCCGTTTGCTGCCCAAATATATTAAAAGTCTCCGACATAGCAACGACTATGGGTACGGTAGTGCATTACATTATGGGGAGCGTGAGTTTTCCTTTGATGACACCCCTATCATTCATGTTAAGATGCATCGCCCTACTTCCTTGCGTTTCAAGATGCCTAACATACCCTGCATCAAACCTCAAGTCGATTTTGACTTTGACTTTGACTTTGAAAATGATCGTGATCGTGAAGAACATGAAATGTTCAATGGTAATGATGATGATGTTCCTAGGAAATGTTTCTTGAAATGTGTGGACGATGATAATGAAGAGGACTCATATGCAAGCTGCGAGGTATCTGAGGAGATTAGTTGTCCCGGTGATGAAGCTATTGATGTGAAGGCTGAGGAATTTATTGCAAAGTTCTATGAACAAATAAAGTTGCAAAGACAAATATCATATTTACAATACCATGAGACGACGCTCGCTAACTAA